A genome region from Bradyrhizobium commune includes the following:
- a CDS encoding nitronate monooxygenase, whose product MKSPICDMLGIEFPLLAFSHCRDVVAAVSRAGGFGVLGATVHTPDTLERELKWIDDHADGKPYGIDVLIPENISTAGEKDVTWKSLEARVPQEHRNYTRNLLKKYDIELTTTSVDDNQPQPFDAQTALELLEVSFNHPIRLIANALGVPPKAMIEMGRKHNVPVAALVGAKEHALRQVAAGVDILVVQGTEAGGHCGEVSTMVLVPEVIKAIKKIRDVPVLAAGGIMTGRQMAACMAMGAAGAWTGSVWLATVEAETTEIFREKMIAASSRDAIRSKGRTGKPARQLRSVWTDAWDRAPESPGALPMPLQSIISRDAFNSIDRAAAAGNAKARDLVSYFVGQGVGLIDSVKSAGAVVQEFKEEFAEAVEHMNALVAE is encoded by the coding sequence ATGAAATCGCCGATCTGCGACATGCTGGGCATCGAGTTCCCGCTGCTCGCCTTCAGCCATTGCCGCGACGTCGTTGCCGCCGTCAGCCGCGCCGGCGGCTTTGGCGTGCTCGGCGCCACCGTGCATACGCCGGATACGCTCGAACGCGAGCTGAAATGGATCGACGATCACGCCGACGGCAAGCCCTATGGCATCGACGTGCTGATCCCCGAGAACATCTCGACGGCCGGGGAGAAGGACGTCACCTGGAAGAGCCTCGAGGCGCGGGTGCCGCAAGAGCACCGCAACTATACGCGCAATCTCCTGAAGAAGTACGACATCGAGCTCACGACGACGAGCGTCGATGACAACCAGCCGCAGCCGTTCGATGCGCAGACAGCGCTGGAGCTGCTGGAGGTCTCCTTCAATCATCCGATCCGGCTGATCGCCAATGCACTGGGCGTGCCGCCGAAGGCGATGATCGAGATGGGCAGGAAGCACAACGTGCCGGTGGCGGCGCTGGTCGGCGCCAAGGAGCACGCGCTGCGCCAGGTCGCAGCCGGCGTCGATATCCTTGTGGTGCAGGGCACCGAAGCCGGCGGCCATTGCGGCGAGGTCTCGACCATGGTGCTGGTGCCGGAGGTGATCAAGGCGATCAAGAAGATCCGCGACGTTCCGGTGCTGGCGGCTGGCGGCATCATGACCGGGCGGCAGATGGCGGCCTGCATGGCGATGGGCGCGGCCGGCGCCTGGACCGGCTCGGTGTGGCTCGCGACGGTGGAAGCCGAGACCACGGAAATTTTTCGCGAGAAGATGATCGCGGCCTCCTCGCGCGATGCGATCCGCTCGAAGGGCCGCACTGGAAAACCTGCACGTCAGCTCCGCTCGGTTTGGACCGATGCCTGGGACCGCGCGCCGGAGAGTCCGGGCGCGCTGCCGATGCCGCTGCAAAGCATCATCAGTCGCGACGCCTTCAACTCGATCGATCGCGCGGCGGCCGCCGGCAACGCCAAGGCGCGCGATCTCGTCAGCTATTTCGTCGGCCAGGGCGTCGGGCTGATCGACAGCGTGAAGTCGGCGGGCGCCGTGGTGCAGGAGTTCAAGGAAGAGTTTGCCGAAGCCGTCGAGCACATGAATGCGCTGGTGGCGGAGTGA
- a CDS encoding acetyl-CoA acetyltransferase, whose amino-acid sequence MTDNTNIPEDRIPVIVGIGEIVDRPREITEGLEPLDLLEQALRRAEQDTGARLLGEVQSLDVVNFLSWRYRDPEKILAQRLGISPAHCYYGPVGGESPIRYIDEAAKRIARGECTVAAVCGAEAQSTATKAERAGSKLPWTPFAHDVEEPKRGAAFQKPLAVKLGVFRPVTVYPFYEAASSARWGQTPHEAMAESGTLWSRYSEAAAQNPNAWLKRRYAPDEITTPTADNRLIAWPYNKLMVANPSVNMGGALLLTSLARARAAGIAEDRLVYPLGGASAEEPRDYLLRDQFYESHPQNAVLNAVMDLAGGDGKKFDAIELYSCFPCVPKMARRTLGLSADVQPTVTGGLTFFGAPLNTYMTHAACAMVRRVRGGAGLGLLYGQGGFVTKHHALVVSKTPPREALAQETSVQAEADRNKRAVPDFVTEASGKGKVESFTVLYGRAGDIEHGVVMLRTADDRRTLARIPAGDTTTLAHLLNMEKTPVGSLGEIAMASDGVPEWRVA is encoded by the coding sequence ATGACTGACAATACCAACATCCCCGAAGACCGCATCCCCGTCATCGTCGGCATCGGCGAGATCGTCGACCGCCCCAGGGAGATCACCGAGGGCCTCGAGCCGCTCGATCTGCTCGAACAGGCGCTGCGGCGCGCGGAGCAGGATACAGGCGCAAGGCTGCTTGGCGAGGTGCAGTCGCTCGACGTCGTCAACTTCCTGAGCTGGCGCTATCGCGATCCGGAGAAGATTTTGGCGCAACGCCTCGGCATTTCGCCCGCGCACTGCTATTACGGCCCGGTCGGCGGCGAGAGCCCGATCCGCTACATCGACGAAGCCGCCAAGCGCATTGCGCGCGGCGAATGCACGGTGGCGGCGGTCTGCGGCGCGGAGGCGCAGTCGACCGCGACCAAGGCGGAGCGCGCCGGCTCAAAACTGCCATGGACGCCGTTTGCGCACGACGTCGAGGAGCCGAAGCGCGGCGCGGCATTCCAGAAGCCGCTTGCTGTGAAGCTTGGCGTCTTCCGGCCCGTCACGGTCTATCCGTTTTATGAGGCCGCCTCCTCTGCCCGTTGGGGCCAGACGCCGCATGAAGCCATGGCGGAGTCAGGTACGTTGTGGTCGCGCTATTCGGAAGCTGCCGCGCAAAATCCAAATGCCTGGCTGAAGCGGCGCTATGCGCCCGACGAGATCACGACGCCGACGGCGGACAACCGCCTGATTGCGTGGCCCTACAACAAGCTGATGGTCGCCAATCCCAGCGTCAACATGGGCGGCGCATTGCTGCTCACCAGCCTTGCCAGGGCGCGCGCGGCCGGCATTGCCGAGGACAGACTGGTCTATCCCCTCGGCGGCGCCTCGGCGGAAGAGCCGCGCGACTATCTCCTGCGCGACCAGTTCTACGAGAGCCATCCGCAGAACGCGGTGCTGAACGCCGTCATGGATCTCGCCGGCGGCGACGGCAAGAAATTCGACGCGATCGAGCTCTATAGCTGCTTCCCCTGTGTGCCCAAGATGGCGCGGCGGACGCTGGGTCTTTCCGCCGACGTGCAGCCGACCGTGACCGGCGGCCTCACTTTCTTCGGCGCGCCGCTCAACACCTACATGACGCACGCGGCCTGCGCGATGGTGCGGCGTGTGCGCGGTGGCGCCGGGCTCGGCCTGCTCTACGGCCAGGGCGGCTTCGTCACCAAGCATCATGCGCTCGTGGTGTCGAAGACTCCTCCGCGCGAGGCGCTGGCGCAGGAGACGAGCGTCCAGGCCGAGGCCGACCGCAACAAGCGCGCGGTGCCGGACTTCGTCACGGAGGCTTCAGGCAAGGGCAAGGTGGAGAGTTTTACGGTGCTCTACGGGCGCGCCGGCGATATCGAGCACGGCGTGGTCATGCTTCGCACGGCGGATGACCGGCGCACGCTGGCGCGGATTCCGGCGGGCGATACGACGACGCTGGCGCATCTGTTGAACATGGAGAAGACGCCAGTCGGCTCGCTCGGCGAGATCGCGATGGCCTCCGACGGCGTGCCGGAGTGGCGGGTGGCTTGA
- a CDS encoding efflux RND transporter periplasmic adaptor subunit: MSPTEPRSPVSHRKLGIFGVVALIAAGLVVGTGIRAREDQGSKLKEWTDDQAVPSVAVTQPNAKSLNATIDLPGRLEAYYRAPIFARVSGYLKSWSADIGARVKAGQVIAEIEAPDLDQQLLQARADLASQQASARLSEATLNRRKTLVASNFVSAQEIDERTADLSNKNAAVHSGQANVERLEALAGYKKITVPFDGVVTARDTDVGALINAGGGAGPAMFVVSDITKLRVYVNVPQNYVPAIKIGAKATMVMPEYPNRTFQATVEASSQAVDVASGTTRMQLGLDNSSGELMPGGYASVKLSLQRDTAPLSIPASALIFNGSGLRVATVGADDRVQFKTVTIARDLGREIELASGIAPDDRVITAPPDGLSDGDQVHVVGGAAAKGKPATASEPQAPKG; this comes from the coding sequence ATGTCGCCCACTGAACCCCGCTCCCCGGTGTCGCACCGGAAACTGGGCATTTTCGGCGTGGTGGCGCTGATTGCGGCAGGCCTCGTGGTCGGCACCGGCATCCGCGCCCGCGAGGACCAGGGCTCCAAGCTGAAGGAATGGACCGACGACCAGGCCGTTCCCAGCGTCGCTGTGACCCAGCCCAACGCAAAATCCCTTAACGCCACCATCGACCTGCCGGGGCGGCTGGAGGCCTATTACCGCGCCCCGATCTTCGCCCGTGTCTCCGGCTACCTCAAAAGCTGGAGCGCCGATATCGGCGCCCGCGTCAAGGCCGGCCAGGTGATCGCCGAGATCGAGGCGCCCGACCTCGACCAGCAGCTCTTGCAGGCCCGCGCCGACCTTGCCAGCCAGCAAGCCAGCGCCAGGCTGTCGGAGGCAACCCTGAACCGGCGCAAGACGCTGGTCGCCTCCAATTTCGTCTCCGCCCAGGAAATCGACGAGCGCACCGCCGATCTCTCCAACAAGAACGCCGCCGTTCATTCGGGCCAGGCCAATGTCGAGCGGCTTGAAGCGCTCGCCGGCTACAAGAAGATCACCGTGCCATTCGACGGCGTGGTCACCGCGCGCGACACCGACGTCGGCGCGCTGATCAATGCCGGCGGCGGGGCCGGCCCGGCGATGTTCGTGGTCTCCGACATCACCAAACTGCGCGTCTACGTCAATGTGCCCCAGAACTACGTGCCGGCGATCAAGATCGGCGCCAAGGCCACTATGGTGATGCCGGAATACCCGAACCGAACCTTCCAGGCGACGGTGGAAGCTTCGTCTCAGGCCGTCGACGTGGCGTCGGGCACGACGCGTATGCAGCTTGGGCTGGACAATTCCAGCGGCGAGCTGATGCCCGGCGGCTATGCCAGCGTCAAGCTCAGCCTCCAACGCGATACGGCCCCGCTCAGCATTCCCGCCAGCGCCCTGATCTTCAACGGCAGCGGCCTGCGCGTTGCGACCGTCGGCGCCGACGACAGGGTGCAGTTCAAGACCGTGACGATTGCCCGCGACCTCGGCCGCGAGATCGAGCTCGCCTCGGGGATCGCGCCCGATGATCGCGTCATCACCGCGCCGCCGGATGGCCTCTCCGATGGCGATCAGGTGCACGTTGTCGGCGGTGCCGCTGCGAAGGGCAAGCCGGCGACGGCGTCGGAGCCGCAGGCGCCAAAGGGCTGA
- a CDS encoding efflux RND transporter permease subunit gives MIALVRIALSRPYTFVVLALLLLIIGPLAALRTPTDIFPDIRIPVIGVVWQYTGLPPDQMSGRITTPFQRALTTTVNDIEHITANSYNGFGIIKIFFQPTVDIRTANAQVTAISQTLLKQMPPGATPPLILNYSASTVPIIQVALSGDGLTEQNLADIGINQLRTPLVTVPGAAIPYPFGGKQRQIQIDLDPTALQARGLSGQDVANALAAQNLITPVGTQKIGQFEYNIQLNNSPLRIDELGNLPIRTVNGAMVYVRDVATVRDGNPPQTNIVHVDGNRSVLMMVLKAGATSTLDIIAGIKQKVIDVKDQMPDALKIGFIGDQSVFVRGAIQGVAFEGVIAALLTSVMILLFLGSWRSTVIIAVSIPLSVLGAIIMLSAIGETLNIMTLGGLALAVGILVDDATVTIENINYHLEQGKPVEQSILDGANQIVTPAFVSLLCICIVFVPMFFLSGVARFLFVPMAEAVMFAMIWSFILSRTLVPTMANYLLQAHVHHEGEPPKSRNPFVWFQRGFEARFERIRGGYHNFLGLALAHRAVFVIGFLCVVGASFALVPFLGRNFFPAVDAGNILMHVRTQVGTRVEETANQFADVQKAIRKLIPGEIETLTDNIGMPISGINMTYNNTGVIGPQDGDIQIKLKEGHKPTEEHVKVLREQLPRLFPGVSFAFLPADIVSQILNFGAPAPIDLQIRGANLEANFAYANRLLAKVRRIPGIADARIQQSPSNPTFNIDVDRTRAQYVGLTERDVTNSLVVNLAGSSQVAPTYYLNPDNGVSYSIVMQTPQYQIDSLSALQTLPITAAGNSQSPILGGIADIKRSTSSAVVSQYDIQSLVQIFATTSGRDLGAVSNDIRQLMAETAKEVPKGSSVVLLGQVQTMNSAFSGLLFGLLGAVVLIYLLIVVNFQSWSDPFVIITALPAALAGIVWMLFTTETTLSVPALTGAIMCMGVATANSVLVISFARERYEELGDPVAAALEAGFVRFRPVLMTALAMIIGMAPMALGLGEGGEQNAPLGRAVIGGLIFATFATLMFVPVVFSMVHKKQGAKAAAPLETPHVAH, from the coding sequence ATGATTGCTCTGGTCCGTATTGCCCTGAGCCGACCCTACACGTTTGTCGTGCTCGCGCTCCTGCTCCTGATCATCGGACCGCTCGCAGCGCTGCGGACGCCGACCGACATCTTCCCGGACATCCGCATCCCCGTGATCGGCGTGGTCTGGCAGTATACCGGCCTGCCGCCGGACCAGATGTCCGGCCGCATCACCACGCCGTTCCAGCGGGCGCTGACGACGACGGTCAACGACATCGAGCACATCACCGCCAATTCCTATAACGGCTTTGGCATCATCAAGATCTTCTTCCAGCCGACCGTCGACATCCGCACCGCCAACGCCCAGGTCACCGCGATCTCACAGACGCTGCTGAAGCAGATGCCGCCGGGCGCGACGCCGCCCTTGATCCTGAATTACTCGGCTTCGACCGTGCCGATCATCCAGGTGGCGCTGTCGGGCGATGGTCTGACCGAGCAGAACCTCGCCGACATCGGCATCAACCAGCTGCGCACGCCGCTCGTCACCGTGCCTGGTGCCGCGATCCCGTATCCGTTCGGCGGCAAGCAGCGCCAGATCCAGATCGACCTCGACCCGACCGCGCTCCAGGCCCGCGGCCTCTCCGGCCAGGACGTCGCCAACGCGCTGGCCGCCCAAAACCTGATCACGCCGGTCGGCACCCAGAAGATCGGCCAGTTCGAGTACAACATCCAGCTCAACAACTCGCCGCTTCGGATCGACGAGCTCGGCAATCTGCCGATCAGGACCGTCAACGGCGCGATGGTTTATGTCCGCGATGTCGCGACCGTGCGCGACGGCAATCCGCCGCAGACCAACATCGTCCATGTCGACGGCAACCGCTCGGTGCTGATGATGGTGCTGAAGGCGGGCGCGACCTCGACGCTCGATATCATCGCCGGCATCAAGCAGAAGGTGATCGACGTCAAGGACCAGATGCCGGATGCGCTGAAGATCGGTTTCATCGGCGACCAGTCCGTGTTCGTCCGCGGCGCGATCCAGGGCGTGGCCTTCGAAGGTGTGATCGCCGCACTGCTCACCAGCGTCATGATCCTGCTGTTCCTCGGCAGCTGGCGCTCGACCGTCATCATCGCGGTCTCGATCCCGCTCTCCGTGCTGGGCGCCATCATCATGCTGTCGGCGATCGGCGAGACGCTGAACATCATGACGCTCGGCGGCCTTGCGCTCGCGGTCGGCATCCTCGTCGACGATGCCACGGTGACGATCGAGAACATCAACTACCATCTCGAGCAGGGCAAGCCGGTCGAGCAGTCGATCCTCGACGGCGCCAACCAGATCGTGACGCCGGCCTTCGTCTCGCTGCTCTGCATCTGCATCGTGTTCGTGCCGATGTTCTTCCTCTCCGGAGTCGCGCGCTTCCTGTTCGTGCCGATGGCCGAAGCCGTGATGTTCGCGATGATCTGGTCGTTCATCCTGTCGCGCACGCTGGTGCCGACCATGGCGAATTACCTCTTGCAGGCGCATGTCCATCACGAGGGTGAACCGCCGAAGTCGCGCAATCCGTTCGTCTGGTTTCAGCGCGGCTTCGAGGCCCGGTTCGAGCGGATCCGCGGCGGCTACCATAACTTCCTCGGGCTCGCACTGGCGCACCGCGCGGTGTTCGTGATCGGCTTCCTCTGCGTGGTCGGTGCGTCCTTCGCGCTGGTGCCGTTCCTCGGCCGCAACTTCTTCCCCGCGGTCGATGCCGGCAACATCCTGATGCATGTCCGCACCCAGGTCGGCACCCGCGTCGAGGAGACCGCCAACCAGTTCGCCGACGTGCAGAAGGCGATCCGCAAGCTGATCCCCGGCGAGATCGAGACGCTGACCGACAACATCGGCATGCCGATCTCCGGCATCAACATGACCTACAACAACACCGGTGTGATCGGCCCGCAGGATGGCGACATCCAGATCAAGCTCAAGGAGGGCCACAAGCCGACCGAAGAGCACGTGAAGGTGCTGCGCGAGCAATTGCCACGGCTGTTTCCGGGCGTCAGCTTCGCCTTCCTGCCGGCCGACATCGTCAGCCAGATCCTGAATTTCGGCGCGCCGGCGCCGATCGACCTGCAAATCCGCGGCGCCAATCTCGAGGCCAACTTCGCCTATGCCAACAGGCTGCTGGCCAAGGTCCGGCGGATTCCCGGCATTGCGGATGCGCGTATCCAGCAATCGCCGAGCAATCCGACCTTCAACATCGATGTCGACCGCACCCGCGCGCAATATGTCGGCCTGACCGAGCGCGACGTCACCAACAGCCTCGTGGTCAACCTCGCCGGCTCCTCGCAGGTGGCGCCGACCTACTACCTCAATCCGGATAACGGCGTGTCCTACTCCATCGTGATGCAGACGCCGCAATACCAGATCGATTCGCTCAGCGCGCTCCAGACGCTGCCGATCACGGCGGCCGGCAATTCGCAGTCGCCGATCCTCGGCGGCATCGCCGATATCAAGCGCTCGACCTCGAGCGCGGTGGTGTCGCAATACGACATCCAGTCGCTGGTGCAGATCTTTGCGACGACGTCGGGCCGCGACCTCGGCGCGGTGTCCAATGACATCCGCCAGCTGATGGCCGAGACCGCCAAGGAGGTGCCGAAGGGCTCGTCCGTGGTGCTGCTCGGCCAGGTGCAGACCATGAATAGCGCCTTCAGCGGTCTGCTGTTCGGCCTGCTCGGCGCCGTGGTGTTGATCTATCTCTTGATCGTCGTGAACTTCCAATCCTGGTCCGATCCGTTCGTGATCATCACCGCGCTGCCGGCAGCCCTTGCCGGCATCGTCTGGATGCTGTTCACGACCGAGACCACGCTGTCGGTGCCGGCGCTCACCGGCGCCATCATGTGCATGGGTGTGGCCACCGCCAACAGCGTGCTCGTGATCTCCTTCGCCCGCGAGCGCTACGAGGAGCTCGGCGATCCCGTCGCGGCGGCGCTGGAGGCTGGCTTCGTCCGCTTCCGCCCGGTGCTGATGACCGCGCTCGCCATGATCATCGGCATGGCGCCGATGGCACTGGGCCTGGGCGAGGGCGGCGAGCAGAACGCGCCGCTTGGCCGCGCCGTGATCGGCGGCCTGATCTTTGCAACCTTCGCCACGCTGATGTTTGTTCCCGTGGTGTTCAGTATGGTACACAAGAAACAAGGCGCCAAAGCCGCCGCCCCTTTGGAGACTCCGCATGTCGCCCACTGA
- a CDS encoding methyl-accepting chemotaxis protein: MLAKISIRAKIISVVAFLLVAMSGMGLLAVMKMRSMNTNTVDITTSWMPSVRVIGDLRAGVITYRNVIREHMLAETLEEKLAAEKTLATVVEANTKFRRSYEGMITSPEERALYNQWSKTWDDYKKGTQEVMALSRQEAGKIPHEAHELNTKTVNKIGLEADAILAKDIELNTKGGDQASADASDTYYYAFMLVAMILGAAVVVGIGVGFYLVHDVSSGIDSITRPMQALGKGDLSAEVPHRGEKTEIGAMADVLQIFKEALIAKKAADEAAAADAEAKIERGRRVDNITREFEAMIGEIVQTVSSASTELEASASTLTSSADRSQRMATTVAAASEEASTNVQSVASATEEMASSVGEISRQVQESARMAGDAVGQARATTERVSELSKAASRIGDVVELINTIAGQTNLLALNATIEAARAGEAGRGFAVVASEVKALAEQTAKATGEIGQQISGIQAATNDSVGAIKEISSTIERLSEISSAIAAAVEEQGAATQEIARNVQQAAQGTQQVSSNITDVQRGATETGTASSQVLSAAQMLSNDSTRLKTEVSKFLTNVRAA, translated from the coding sequence ATGCTCGCCAAGATCTCCATCCGCGCCAAGATCATCAGTGTCGTGGCGTTCCTACTGGTCGCGATGTCCGGCATGGGCCTGCTCGCCGTCATGAAGATGCGGTCGATGAATACCAACACGGTCGACATCACCACGAGCTGGATGCCCAGCGTGCGCGTGATTGGCGACCTCCGGGCCGGCGTCATCACCTACCGCAACGTCATTCGCGAGCACATGCTGGCGGAGACGCTGGAGGAGAAGCTCGCAGCGGAGAAGACGCTCGCGACCGTGGTCGAGGCCAACACCAAGTTCCGCAGGTCCTACGAGGGGATGATCACCTCGCCCGAGGAGCGCGCGCTCTACAACCAGTGGTCCAAGACCTGGGATGACTACAAGAAGGGTACCCAGGAGGTTATGGCGCTGTCGCGTCAGGAGGCCGGCAAGATCCCGCACGAGGCGCACGAGCTGAACACCAAGACGGTCAACAAGATCGGGCTCGAGGCCGACGCCATCCTGGCCAAGGACATCGAGCTCAACACCAAGGGTGGCGATCAGGCCTCCGCGGACGCTTCCGACACCTATTATTACGCCTTCATGCTGGTTGCGATGATCCTCGGAGCCGCCGTTGTTGTCGGCATCGGCGTCGGCTTCTATCTCGTCCACGATGTCTCCAGCGGCATCGATTCGATCACCCGGCCGATGCAGGCGCTGGGCAAGGGCGACCTCTCCGCGGAGGTGCCGCACCGCGGCGAGAAGACCGAGATCGGCGCCATGGCCGACGTGCTCCAGATCTTCAAGGAGGCGCTGATCGCCAAGAAGGCGGCCGACGAGGCCGCTGCGGCCGATGCCGAAGCCAAGATCGAGCGCGGCCGTCGCGTCGACAACATCACCCGCGAATTCGAAGCGATGATCGGCGAGATCGTCCAGACCGTGTCGTCGGCCTCGACCGAGCTCGAAGCCTCCGCCTCGACGCTGACCTCGAGCGCCGACCGCTCGCAGCGGATGGCGACCACGGTTGCCGCGGCCTCGGAAGAGGCCTCCACCAACGTCCAGTCGGTGGCTTCGGCCACCGAAGAGATGGCCTCCTCGGTCGGCGAGATCAGCCGTCAGGTGCAGGAATCGGCGCGGATGGCCGGCGACGCCGTCGGCCAGGCCCGTGCCACCACCGAGCGCGTCAGCGAGCTGTCCAAGGCGGCCTCCCGCATCGGCGACGTCGTCGAGCTGATCAACACCATTGCCGGCCAGACCAATTTGCTGGCGCTGAACGCCACCATCGAGGCGGCGCGCGCCGGTGAAGCCGGCCGCGGCTTCGCGGTGGTCGCTTCCGAAGTGAAGGCGCTCGCCGAGCAGACCGCGAAGGCGACCGGCGAGATCGGCCAGCAGATCTCCGGCATCCAGGCGGCGACCAACGATTCGGTCGGCGCGATCAAGGAGATCTCCTCGACCATCGAGCGCCTGTCGGAAATCTCCTCGGCCATCGCGGCCGCGGTGGAAGAGCAGGGCGCGGCCACCCAGGAGATCGCGCGTAACGTCCAGCAGGCGGCCCAGGGCACCCAGCAGGTCTCCTCCAACATCACCGACGTGCAGCGCGGCGCGACCGAGACCGGTACCGCCTCCTCACAGGTGCTGTCGGCGGCGCAGATGCTGTCGAACGACAGCACCCGACTAAAGACTGAGGTCAGCAAGTTCTTGACCAACGTCCGGGCGGCTTGA
- the otnK gene encoding 3-oxo-tetronate kinase encodes MTLALGCIADDYTGASDLANTLTRAGLRTVQTIGVPADDLALPEVDAVVVSLKSRSIGAGLAVSRSRAAETWLRSRGAGHVLFKICSTFDSTDVGNIGPVMDALRADCGEAAVLVTPAFPETGRTVYQGNLFVGAVPLNESSLKDHPLNPMRDSNLVRVLARQSRTQIGLVDLATVTRGADAVRARVAELAGKGIGAAIIDAVFDRDLETIGLVAAQHRLSVGASGIGLGLARALVSTGKIKSTAASGGPGAAVGGPAACLAGSCSQATLHQIASAERAMPVLHLDPDRILTGVGEAQRALDWASPRLAEGPVLIASSATPDQVAALQARHGRDAAGHAIEQTMADIAENLVKSGVRRLVVAGGETSGAVVDRLRIPGFLVGAEIAAGVPVLRAVGGTSGDMLLALKSGNFGGPEFFSDALGLMR; translated from the coding sequence GTGACGCTCGCATTGGGCTGTATCGCCGACGACTATACCGGCGCCTCCGACCTCGCCAACACGCTGACGCGCGCCGGCCTGCGCACGGTGCAGACCATCGGCGTACCCGCGGACGATCTCGCGCTGCCCGAGGTCGACGCCGTCGTGGTGTCGCTGAAGAGCCGCTCGATCGGGGCGGGGCTTGCCGTCTCGCGCTCGCGCGCCGCCGAGACATGGCTGCGCAGCCGCGGCGCGGGCCACGTGCTGTTCAAGATCTGCTCGACCTTCGATTCCACCGATGTCGGCAATATCGGCCCGGTGATGGATGCGCTGCGCGCCGATTGTGGCGAGGCCGCCGTGCTGGTGACGCCGGCTTTCCCGGAGACCGGACGCACCGTCTACCAGGGCAATCTGTTCGTCGGCGCCGTGCCGCTGAACGAGAGCTCGCTGAAGGACCATCCGCTCAACCCGATGCGCGATTCCAACCTGGTGCGCGTGCTGGCGCGCCAGAGCAGGACGCAGATCGGCCTCGTTGACCTCGCCACCGTCACGCGTGGGGCGGACGCCGTGCGGGCGCGTGTTGCCGAGCTTGCCGGCAAGGGTATTGGCGCTGCGATCATTGACGCCGTGTTCGATCGCGACCTCGAGACCATCGGCCTCGTTGCCGCCCAGCATCGGCTGTCGGTCGGCGCCTCCGGCATCGGCCTGGGGCTGGCGCGCGCGCTGGTCTCGACGGGCAAGATCAAATCGACCGCGGCAAGCGGCGGGCCCGGTGCCGCGGTCGGCGGGCCGGCGGCATGCCTTGCGGGAAGCTGCTCGCAGGCGACGCTTCATCAGATCGCCAGCGCTGAGCGCGCCATGCCGGTGCTCCATCTCGATCCGGACCGTATTCTTACGGGAGTGGGCGAGGCGCAGCGCGCCCTGGACTGGGCGAGCCCGAGACTGGCCGAAGGTCCGGTGCTGATCGCATCGAGCGCGACGCCGGATCAGGTTGCCGCACTCCAGGCGCGCCACGGCCGCGACGCGGCGGGGCACGCGATCGAGCAGACGATGGCCGATATCGCAGAAAATCTCGTGAAATCGGGGGTGCGACGTTTGGTCGTCGCCGGCGGTGAGACCTCCGGCGCTGTCGTTGACCGGTTGAGGATTCCCGGGTTTCTGGTCGGCGCAGAGATAGCTGCCGGCGTCCCGGTCTTGCGCGCAGTAGGGGGCACGAGCGGCGACATGCTGCTCGCTTTGAAGTCGGGAAATTTCGGTGGGCCGGAATTTTTCTCGGATGCGCTTGGGCTCATGCGCTGA
- the otnI gene encoding 2-oxo-tetronate isomerase translates to MPRFAANLSMMFTEVPFLDRFDAAAEAGFTAVEFLFPYEHPAEAVGERLKRNGLTQALFNLPPGDWNAGEKGFAALPARFADLKASLETALPYAKATGVKRLHLMAGIANRGERVAIEAFYKSVAWAAEFFAPHGIDIVIEPINARNVPGYFLNDFGFARDLIQELRLPNLKLQFDIYHCQIIHGDVTMRLREMMPIIGHIQIASIPSRNEPDGEELNYPFLFAELDRLGYAGFVGCEYNPRGKTNDGLAWFKPYAGVKP, encoded by the coding sequence ATGCCCCGTTTCGCCGCCAACCTCTCGATGATGTTCACCGAGGTGCCGTTCCTCGACCGCTTCGATGCGGCCGCCGAGGCCGGCTTCACCGCCGTCGAGTTTCTCTTTCCTTATGAGCATCCGGCCGAAGCGGTCGGCGAGCGGCTCAAGCGCAACGGCCTGACCCAGGCGCTGTTCAACCTGCCGCCGGGCGACTGGAATGCCGGCGAGAAGGGCTTTGCCGCGCTGCCGGCGCGCTTCGCCGATCTCAAGGCGAGCCTGGAGACGGCGCTGCCTTACGCCAAGGCCACCGGTGTCAAGCGCCTGCATCTGATGGCCGGCATCGCCAATCGCGGCGAGCGTGTCGCGATCGAGGCTTTCTACAAGTCGGTGGCGTGGGCGGCGGAATTCTTCGCGCCGCACGGCATCGACATCGTGATCGAGCCGATCAATGCACGCAATGTGCCCGGCTATTTCCTCAACGATTTCGGTTTCGCCCGCGACCTGATCCAGGAGTTGCGGCTTCCGAACCTGAAGCTCCAGTTCGACATCTATCACTGCCAGATCATCCATGGCGACGTCACCATGCGGCTGCGCGAGATGATGCCGATCATCGGTCACATCCAGATCGCCAGCATTCCCTCGCGCAATGAGCCCGATGGTGAGGAACTGAACTATCCGTTCCTGTTCGCCGAGCTCGACCGGCTCGGCTATGCCGGCTTCGTCGGCTGCGAGTACAATCCGCGTGGCAAGACCAATGATGGCCTTGCCTGGTTCAAGCCCTATGCGGGAGTGAAGCCGTGA